In Leishmania braziliensis MHOM/BR/75/M2904 complete genome, chromosome 29, a genomic segment contains:
- a CDS encoding putative serine/threonine protein kinase yields the protein MCLMSAMFSSDVDDVGQTLQSARRSTVSISRLTNEMSEVREMAEGSFGVVKCYRHDFDKLEYAVKQTKRPICGESNLQQQLQEIYALSSFPHRHIVRYFDGWVEDQAVFVRLERLDDCVASLPPPVSEAVLTAMLHQTSMALYELHSHDVVHMDVKPENILRRQLDTDTFIFKLCDFGLTRPLNGKNSVTGEHFLGLNDDDGDRRYMSPELLKNLHDVIGPPADMYALGKSCETMMITAKEDSSAANLRQMEGYSPGFNALIESMLSEDPARRPSAFEVVQATLPESLMSDKRLLELHRRIDDIRSELAKLDEDGDDIPSSLHT from the coding sequence ATGTGCCTTATGTCTGCAATGTTCTCGAGTGATGTGGATGATGTAGGTCAGACGTTGCAGAGCGCGCGTCGCTCTACTGTATCTATTAGTCGCCTGACAAATGAAATGAGTGAGGTGCGCGAGATGGCAGAGGGCTCGTTTGGTGTAGTAAAGTGTTACCGTCACGACTTTGACAAGCTCGAGTACGCCGTCAAACAGACGAAGCGACCAATCTGCGGCGAGTCGaatctccagcagcagctgcaggagattTATGCGCTAAGCTCCTTTCCCCACCGACACATCGTCCGCTACTTTGATGGATGGGTCGAGGACCAGGCCGTCTTCGTGCGACTCGAGAGGCTGGATGATTGTGTGGCATCTTTGCCGCCTCCCGTGAGTGAGGCTGTCCTCACCGCCATGCTTCATCAGACGTCTATGGCTCTCTATGAATTGCACTCGCACGATGTTGTGCACATGGATGTGAAGCCGGAGAACATCTTGAGGCGTCAACTCGACACCGACACGTTCATTTTCAAGCTGTGCGATTTCGGTTTGACGCGTCCCCTTAATGGCAAGAACTCCGTGACAGGTGAACACTTTCTCGGCCTCAACGATGACGATGGCGACCGGCGATACATGAGCCCTGAGCTGCTGAAGAACTTACACGACGTCATTGGCCCGCCTGCAGACATGTACGCCCTCGGAAAGAGCTGCGAGACGATGATGATCACTGCCAAGGAGGATTCCTCGGCTGCCAATCTCAGGCAAATGGAAGGCTACTCACCAGGATTCAATGCGCTGATTGAGTCGATGCTATCTGAAGATCCTGCTCGCCGTCCCAGCGCCTTTGAGGTTGTACaagcgacgctgccggagAGCCTCATGAGTGACAAGCGACTGCTCGAGCTGCATCGCCGTATTGATGACATTCGCAGCGAGCTTGCCAAACTGGATGAAGATGGGGATGACATCCCCTCGTCACTGCACACGTGA